The following are from one region of the Mesorhizobium sp. B2-8-5 genome:
- a CDS encoding porin, translated as MRGINRVISFAFLAVAGGLSAPCQAAPVEYVRVCTAYGAQYHYSPGTATCINANTGETRSLTEDGVVDGKTALASKVDDIDRRVQRAFEGASVASALAGPDLVQGEHFGVRVNWGNAGQSNAMGVTGAAVLGEGFMPGGNGRLAGAAGVGFSGKTVGGNAGLQFTW; from the coding sequence ATGCGGGGTATCAACCGTGTCATTTCATTTGCGTTTCTAGCTGTGGCGGGCGGTCTCTCTGCGCCTTGCCAGGCAGCGCCGGTCGAGTACGTCAGGGTCTGCACGGCTTATGGCGCGCAATACCATTACAGTCCCGGCACCGCCACCTGTATCAATGCCAACACGGGCGAGACGCGCAGCTTGACGGAGGACGGTGTGGTCGACGGCAAGACGGCGTTGGCGAGCAAGGTCGACGACATTGACCGCCGCGTCCAGCGCGCCTTCGAGGGTGCATCGGTGGCCTCAGCGCTGGCCGGCCCGGACCTGGTGCAGGGCGAGCATTTCGGCGTGCGCGTCAACTGGGGCAATGCCGGTCAATCCAACGCCATGGGTGTCACCGGCGCGGCGGTTCTTGGCGAGGGCTTCATGCCTGGCGGCAACGGTCGGCTGGCCGGCGCCGCGGGCGTCGGCTTCTCCGGCAAGACGGTCGGCGGCAATGCCGGCCTGCAGTTCACCTGGTAA
- a CDS encoding DUF2934 domain-containing protein → MTDDRHERIRQRAHEIWEQAGRPEGAHMEHWDQATAEIDEAGRPKKAAKKAAAAKVEKPKAAKAEKPAKAPKAPPKSKAKG, encoded by the coding sequence GTGACGGACGACAGGCACGAACGCATTCGCCAACGCGCGCACGAGATTTGGGAGCAGGCCGGCCGGCCTGAAGGCGCGCATATGGAGCACTGGGACCAGGCGACGGCCGAGATCGATGAGGCGGGCAGGCCGAAGAAAGCCGCCAAGAAGGCCGCTGCCGCCAAGGTCGAGAAGCCGAAGGCCGCGAAGGCGGAGAAGCCTGCCAAGGCCCCCAAGGCGCCACCCAAGTCGAAAGCCAAGGGCTGA
- a CDS encoding DUF1236 domain-containing protein, with translation MKTTLIPAVAGLALMAGIGIAAADEVIVTPEQQTVVREYVHKHPIASVNVLGLELGVGSTVPDTVELQQVPDVQYRYAVVNDHTVLIDPGTRRVVQVIE, from the coding sequence ATGAAAACCACCCTCATTCCAGCTGTCGCCGGCCTGGCTCTGATGGCCGGCATCGGCATCGCGGCCGCGGACGAGGTGATCGTCACCCCCGAGCAGCAGACCGTGGTCAGGGAATATGTCCACAAGCATCCGATCGCCTCGGTCAATGTGCTCGGCCTCGAGCTCGGCGTCGGCTCGACCGTGCCTGACACCGTCGAGCTGCAGCAGGTTCCGGACGTCCAGTACCGCTATGCGGTCGTCAATGACCATACGGTGCTGATCGATCCCGGCACGCGCCGCGTTGTTCAGGTGATCGAGTAG
- a CDS encoding DUF982 domain-containing protein, with protein sequence MQEGPIRSDIELRAPVAIAVGAGFKREIATLTGMQNFLKEWPQATRGDSYANAFRACEAARTGEIDLDKARQAFLVFARKAGIEWTGADPVAVLREAKVRRSRVRESRAQNRHVPG encoded by the coding sequence ATGCAAGAAGGCCCCATCAGAAGCGACATCGAACTTCGGGCCCCCGTGGCCATTGCCGTGGGCGCCGGCTTCAAGCGCGAGATCGCCACGCTCACCGGGATGCAGAACTTTCTCAAGGAATGGCCGCAGGCCACGCGGGGCGATAGCTACGCCAACGCATTCCGCGCCTGTGAGGCGGCGCGGACCGGAGAGATCGATCTCGACAAGGCGCGGCAGGCGTTCCTGGTCTTCGCGCGGAAGGCCGGAATCGAATGGACCGGCGCCGATCCGGTCGCGGTGCTGCGCGAAGCAAAGGTCAGGCGAAGCCGGGTACGCGAAAGCCGGGCACAGAACCGACACGTGCCTGGATAG
- a CDS encoding DUF1236 domain-containing protein, which produces MKMHLTTAAAGLLLLAGIGAAAAEDVIIQPEQETVIREYVHKQPLASVKLPGVKLSIGSVLPDTVELHEVPNVKYRYVVVDNQTVIVDPGTRKIVQVIQ; this is translated from the coding sequence ATGAAAATGCACCTCACAACCGCAGCCGCGGGCCTGCTGCTTCTGGCCGGCATCGGCGCCGCCGCCGCCGAGGATGTTATTATCCAGCCCGAACAGGAAACGGTCATCCGCGAATATGTGCATAAGCAGCCGCTGGCGTCGGTCAAGCTTCCCGGCGTCAAGCTCAGCATCGGCAGCGTCCTTCCCGACACCGTCGAATTGCACGAGGTACCGAACGTCAAGTACCGTTACGTCGTCGTCGACAATCAGACGGTCATCGTGGATCCCGGCACGCGCAAGATCGTCCAGGTCATCCAGTAG
- a CDS encoding DUF1236 domain-containing protein — protein sequence MKHLLITSMIALGVGCGAAMAQTESAQPSGGDNCAAGTADCQKGGKAGGQAQGETKSKTEMNAQGKAGANTEEQAQGTAKMKTDEQAQGQAGANTDQNAQDNTQLKKKQAQGKTGTSTEQNAQGNTKMQTEQNAQGKTGTTTEQNAQNKTKTQTDQQAQGKSGTTTTEQNAQGGNTKMQTEQNAQGKTGTNTEQNAQGNTNVETDQNKTASINNVTVEQKTQVTQIIHETRVEPVRDVSFDISVGVEVPRHKVRLHRLPARIVKIVPAYESYEYFVLADGRIVIVDPDTYKIVLILT from the coding sequence ATGAAACATCTGCTTATCACAAGTATGATCGCGCTCGGCGTCGGTTGCGGCGCCGCGATGGCGCAGACCGAATCCGCACAGCCGAGCGGCGGCGACAATTGCGCGGCCGGCACGGCCGATTGTCAAAAGGGCGGCAAGGCCGGCGGGCAGGCTCAGGGCGAGACGAAATCGAAGACCGAGATGAACGCTCAGGGCAAGGCCGGCGCCAACACCGAAGAGCAGGCCCAGGGCACGGCCAAGATGAAGACCGATGAGCAGGCCCAGGGTCAGGCCGGCGCCAATACCGACCAGAATGCTCAGGACAATACACAGCTGAAGAAGAAGCAGGCTCAGGGCAAGACCGGGACCAGCACCGAGCAAAACGCTCAGGGCAACACCAAGATGCAGACTGAGCAGAACGCGCAGGGCAAGACCGGTACGACAACCGAGCAGAATGCCCAGAACAAGACGAAGACCCAGACCGATCAGCAGGCCCAGGGTAAGTCCGGCACAACCACCACCGAGCAGAACGCTCAGGGCGGCAACACCAAGATGCAGACCGAGCAGAACGCGCAGGGCAAGACCGGTACCAACACCGAACAGAACGCCCAGGGCAACACCAATGTCGAGACCGACCAGAACAAGACGGCCTCGATCAACAACGTGACGGTGGAGCAGAAGACGCAGGTCACGCAGATCATTCACGAGACCAGGGTCGAACCGGTTCGCGACGTCAGCTTCGACATCTCTGTCGGCGTCGAGGTTCCGCGGCACAAGGTGCGTCTGCACCGCCTGCCGGCGCGCATCGTCAAGATCGTGCCTGCCTACGAATCCTACGAGTATTTCGTGCTGGCCGACGGACGTATCGTCATCGTCGACCCCGACACTTACAAGATCGTGCTGATCCTGACCTGA
- a CDS encoding exopolysaccharide production repressor protein: MGEIVDDRMWPRRSDGQMYFPQFLVGMVATLLVILGWTYASTGSVWMAIGWTFLAAVVLQAGYFVAVLWLVHGETRVTDERKADASSAPAKIPGPFERDGIIHALILWLFPKLLP; the protein is encoded by the coding sequence ATGGGCGAGATCGTCGACGACCGAATGTGGCCGCGGCGCTCGGATGGGCAGATGTATTTTCCGCAGTTTCTTGTGGGAATGGTGGCAACGCTTCTGGTGATCCTCGGTTGGACTTACGCCTCCACGGGATCTGTCTGGATGGCGATCGGCTGGACATTCCTGGCGGCAGTGGTTCTGCAGGCCGGCTATTTCGTGGCCGTGCTCTGGCTCGTGCATGGCGAGACCCGCGTGACCGACGAACGCAAGGCGGACGCAAGCTCGGCACCGGCCAAGATACCCGGCCCGTTCGAGCGCGACGGCATCATCCACGCTCTCATCTTGTGGCTGTTCCCGAAACTGCTGCCTTAA
- a CDS encoding DnaJ domain-containing protein, which produces MFIDYYELLEISPNANSETIERIFRYFAMRYHPDNRETGNEARFSEIVEAHNTLRDPVKRAQYDILYREHLGLRHELTEGARDGGGMERDTVIQANLLSLLYVRRRRDVNNPGIGDDELERLSGCPREHLEFHLWYLKAKGFIGRTENGTFAITVEGIDHAGTKQGRDRPDATRLLDHAS; this is translated from the coding sequence ATGTTCATTGACTACTACGAACTTCTGGAAATAAGCCCGAACGCCAATTCTGAGACCATCGAGCGGATTTTCCGCTACTTTGCCATGCGCTATCACCCCGACAATCGGGAAACAGGCAACGAAGCGCGCTTCAGCGAGATCGTGGAAGCCCACAATACGCTGCGGGACCCAGTCAAACGGGCTCAGTACGACATCCTTTACCGGGAGCATCTTGGCCTTCGTCACGAACTCACGGAAGGAGCCCGCGACGGCGGCGGCATGGAGAGGGATACCGTCATCCAGGCCAATCTGCTGTCGCTCCTCTATGTGAGGCGCCGGCGGGACGTCAACAATCCGGGCATCGGTGACGACGAGCTCGAGCGCCTGTCGGGCTGCCCTCGCGAGCACCTGGAATTCCATCTGTGGTACCTCAAGGCGAAGGGCTTCATCGGCAGGACCGAGAACGGGACGTTCGCGATCACCGTGGAAGGCATCGATCACGCCGGGACCAAACAGGGCCGGGATCGCCCCGACGCCACCCGCCTGCTCGATCACGCGAGTTAG
- a CDS encoding TadE/TadG family type IV pilus assembly protein — protein sequence MSAKQRRQAFVGDISGGAGLEFALVAPFLIMLLFGIFAFGWSMNNISSVRYALEASARSLQLNNTLTQADIQAVATQKLQALGLQNVNVTITTDPASGGFRMAHVNASYAFVISFPYFSDYPISYTTSVTVPLVGG from the coding sequence GTGTCCGCTAAGCAAAGACGTCAAGCATTTGTCGGCGACATCTCGGGTGGCGCCGGTCTCGAGTTCGCGCTGGTTGCGCCCTTCCTCATCATGCTGCTGTTCGGCATCTTCGCCTTTGGCTGGTCGATGAACAACATCTCCAGCGTGCGCTATGCGCTTGAAGCCTCCGCGCGCTCCCTGCAGCTCAACAACACGCTGACGCAGGCCGACATCCAGGCGGTCGCGACGCAGAAACTGCAGGCGCTGGGCCTGCAGAACGTGAACGTCACCATCACCACCGACCCGGCGAGCGGCGGCTTCCGCATGGCGCACGTCAACGCCAGCTACGCCTTCGTCATCAGCTTTCCTTATTTCAGCGATTATCCGATCAGCTATACCACCTCGGTGACCGTGCCGCTGGTCGGCGGCTAG
- a CDS encoding TadE/TadG family type IV pilus assembly protein, whose protein sequence is MRLRAIRFGRDRAGIAAVELALVMPVLCAALLGVLDGWSYVTSSLAMRAGVKTAANLVMAGGTDDSATQAAALASWEHKPDDAAIAVSRAYKCGTTVVTSTTICSGPKVPSVFVQIQASGTWKPPFIFGVFPRDTSIGHLQVVRVR, encoded by the coding sequence ATGCGGCTACGGGCAATCCGCTTCGGCAGGGACCGCGCCGGCATCGCCGCGGTGGAGCTCGCGCTGGTGATGCCGGTGCTGTGCGCCGCTCTTCTGGGCGTCTTGGACGGCTGGTCCTACGTCACCAGCTCGCTGGCGATGCGGGCAGGGGTGAAGACGGCCGCCAACCTTGTCATGGCAGGCGGCACCGACGACAGCGCCACCCAGGCCGCGGCGCTGGCGAGCTGGGAACACAAACCGGACGATGCGGCGATCGCGGTGAGCCGTGCCTACAAATGCGGAACGACCGTGGTCACCTCGACCACCATCTGCAGCGGGCCGAAAGTGCCCTCGGTCTTCGTCCAGATCCAGGCGTCGGGCACCTGGAAGCCGCCTTTCATCTTCGGCGTCTTCCCGCGCGACACGTCGATCGGTCATCTGCAGGTGGTCCGTGTCCGCTAA
- a CDS encoding TadE/TadG family type IV pilus assembly protein: protein MAFSGRFIRNLFSGLVSRRFCEGKGGNVATIFALTLPVVIGGAGLGVETSYWYYSSLKLQAIADAAAYAGALEKIAGSDTATITAAATTSAASNGLGGGTIVVNTPPASGPNTAKKAVEVILNQNLDRMFTSIFTQTKVPEQARAVALITDASKACDIALSLTASQALLFSGNTNAKKIGCVDMANSNASDAIKIQGSAAVQTDCLITVGGMVLNNPPTMVCKSPITQALPAADPFASLPAPATSNPCQKINGNKTTQTIQPGTYCSGMNLNGNITLSPGVYVVQGDLKINAGAVIQGSDVTIFMAGSNTVSMNGNATVTLAAPTTGTYSGVLFYGDRTGTAAQSTFNGNATSLLTGAIYFPRQQVNYLGNFSGKNGCTQVVADTIQWSGNSTINQDCSSLGMKDIPATQSVAVVE from the coding sequence ATGGCCTTTTCAGGTCGGTTCATCAGAAATCTTTTTTCTGGACTGGTCTCTCGACGCTTTTGCGAAGGCAAGGGCGGCAATGTCGCGACCATCTTCGCGCTGACCCTGCCGGTCGTCATCGGCGGCGCCGGGCTCGGCGTCGAGACCTCCTATTGGTACTATTCGAGCCTGAAGCTGCAGGCGATCGCCGACGCGGCCGCCTATGCCGGCGCGTTGGAAAAGATCGCGGGGTCCGACACCGCCACCATCACCGCCGCCGCCACGACATCGGCCGCCTCGAACGGGCTGGGCGGCGGCACCATCGTCGTCAACACCCCGCCGGCGTCCGGGCCGAACACGGCCAAGAAGGCGGTCGAGGTGATCCTCAACCAGAACCTCGACCGCATGTTCACCTCCATCTTCACGCAGACCAAGGTGCCGGAGCAGGCGAGGGCGGTGGCACTGATCACCGATGCCTCCAAAGCTTGCGACATAGCTCTCAGTCTCACGGCTTCGCAGGCGTTGCTCTTCTCCGGCAACACCAACGCGAAGAAAATCGGCTGCGTTGACATGGCGAATTCGAACGCCTCCGACGCAATCAAGATCCAGGGCTCGGCGGCTGTCCAGACCGACTGTCTGATCACCGTCGGCGGCATGGTGCTGAACAATCCGCCAACGATGGTTTGCAAGTCTCCGATCACCCAAGCCCTGCCAGCGGCCGACCCGTTCGCCAGCTTGCCGGCTCCCGCGACCTCAAACCCATGCCAGAAGATCAACGGCAACAAGACGACGCAAACGATCCAGCCCGGGACCTACTGCAGCGGCATGAACCTCAACGGCAATATCACGCTTTCCCCCGGTGTCTACGTCGTCCAGGGCGACTTGAAGATCAATGCGGGTGCCGTCATCCAAGGCAGCGACGTCACGATCTTCATGGCCGGCAGCAACACCGTCAGCATGAACGGCAACGCCACCGTGACGCTGGCCGCCCCGACCACGGGCACCTATTCCGGCGTGCTGTTCTACGGCGACCGGACAGGGACGGCGGCGCAAAGCACTTTCAACGGCAACGCGACTTCGCTTTTGACCGGCGCAATCTATTTTCCCAGGCAGCAGGTCAATTACCTTGGCAATTTCTCGGGTAAGAACGGCTGCACCCAGGTTGTTGCCGACACCATTCAGTGGTCGGGCAACTCGACCATCAACCAGGACTGCTCGAGCCTCGGGATGAAGGACATCCCGGCCACCCAGTCGGTTGCGGTGGTCGAGTAG
- a CDS encoding TadE/TadG family type IV pilus assembly protein has translation MFARFWASRRGNFAVATAVAMVPLMLALAGSINLIGTSDDAAQLQNSLDAADLAIGTKYQARMSASDVQQLGQTFFAANMSTADAQEYTGSVAAFQAGASGDPSAYFISVSSSISRPAFVPGMPAWPATRSASVKIKPGAQACVLALDQNADGAVSLQGSTNVAMSGCVIAANSDAADAVSRGGSAIVSAGCVSTVGGTQGLTPPSATLSCGAPQENQYASFDPLADVVPPPYTLCLPVPNGKTITLSPGTYCDKTLSGNITLNPGTYIMRNVTIKPGGNGSLSGQGVTIFLMENSQFIINANEQVNLSPPASGPYAGITIYQARGNTQALTLNGGSGSVVSGFIYAPDAAITYAGNSDMNAEGSCLRLVGDTVAMTGSSAVKSDCTAELGNRAMYAGRMITLAK, from the coding sequence ATGTTTGCACGTTTCTGGGCTTCGAGGCGCGGCAACTTCGCGGTCGCGACCGCGGTGGCCATGGTGCCGCTGATGCTTGCCCTGGCAGGGTCCATCAACCTGATCGGCACCAGCGACGACGCCGCGCAGTTGCAGAATTCGCTTGACGCGGCCGACCTTGCAATCGGTACGAAATACCAGGCGCGCATGTCGGCGAGCGACGTGCAGCAACTCGGCCAGACCTTCTTCGCGGCCAATATGAGCACCGCCGACGCGCAGGAATATACGGGCAGCGTCGCCGCCTTCCAGGCCGGGGCCAGCGGCGATCCGAGCGCCTACTTCATTTCGGTTTCGTCGAGCATCAGCCGACCGGCCTTCGTCCCCGGCATGCCGGCCTGGCCGGCGACGCGCTCCGCCTCGGTCAAGATCAAGCCCGGCGCGCAGGCCTGCGTGCTCGCGCTCGATCAGAATGCCGACGGTGCGGTCAGCCTGCAGGGCTCCACCAATGTGGCGATGAGCGGTTGCGTGATCGCGGCCAATTCGGACGCCGCCGACGCCGTCAGCCGGGGTGGCTCGGCGATCGTCAGCGCTGGCTGCGTCTCGACAGTCGGCGGCACGCAAGGGTTGACGCCGCCCAGCGCCACCCTTTCCTGCGGCGCGCCGCAGGAAAACCAGTATGCCTCGTTCGATCCGCTGGCCGACGTCGTTCCGCCTCCCTACACGCTCTGCCTGCCCGTGCCGAACGGCAAGACAATAACGCTTTCGCCGGGTACCTACTGCGACAAGACGCTGTCGGGAAATATTACCCTCAATCCGGGCACCTACATCATGCGCAACGTCACCATAAAGCCAGGCGGCAACGGCAGCCTGAGCGGCCAGGGCGTGACGATCTTCCTGATGGAGAACTCGCAGTTCATCATCAACGCCAACGAGCAGGTGAACCTGTCGCCGCCGGCCAGCGGCCCCTACGCCGGCATCACAATCTACCAGGCGCGCGGCAACACCCAGGCGCTGACGCTGAACGGCGGATCCGGCTCGGTGGTGAGCGGTTTCATCTACGCCCCGGACGCTGCCATCACCTATGCCGGAAATTCGGACATGAACGCCGAGGGCAGTTGCCTGCGGCTGGTCGGCGACACTGTCGCAATGACGGGGAGTTCCGCCGTTAAATCGGATTGCACGGCCGAGCTTGGGAACCGCGCTATGTATGCGGGACGGATGATCACCCTGGCGAAATGA
- a CDS encoding cupin domain-containing protein, protein MAEAAMQVTKLESKSHNTPDEVRAPAKTRVEIVRLPGYSLARMNMQPGWKWSECVKPVVKTDSCQVSHVGYVVSGSITVRMTDGTQKTFEAGTSYTIPPGHDAWVEGNQPFQCIEVLSAEQYAKPA, encoded by the coding sequence ATGGCCGAAGCTGCAATGCAGGTTACAAAACTCGAATCCAAATCGCACAACACTCCCGACGAGGTCCGCGCGCCCGCCAAGACGCGCGTCGAAATCGTCCGGCTGCCGGGTTATTCCCTGGCGCGAATGAACATGCAGCCGGGCTGGAAATGGTCCGAATGCGTGAAGCCGGTGGTCAAGACCGACAGCTGCCAGGTCTCGCATGTCGGCTACGTCGTGTCCGGATCGATCACCGTGCGCATGACCGACGGCACGCAAAAGACCTTCGAGGCCGGCACGTCCTATACCATCCCGCCGGGCCATGACGCCTGGGTGGAAGGCAATCAGCCCTTCCAGTGCATCGAGGTGCTGAGCGCCGAGCAATACGCCAAACCAGCATAG
- the dinB gene encoding DNA polymerase IV: MLAKDAAAATILHADLDAFYASVEQLLDPSLRGKPIAVGGGVVLAASYEAKVFGVRGGMSGRKARELCPRLIFVGGHFSEYQRLGDAAIKVLDDFTPVVERISIDEAFADVAGCTHLFGPPQEIARKIRARVKTELGLPISIGVARTKHLAKIASQVAKPDGLVVVEPGTELAFLHDLPVTLMWGVGPATKARLAEIGVETIGQLARTHSGALERLIGHAAGQKLAALAWNRDPRKLETHRRAHSAGAQSALGRKPALARAFVPTLLHLADRVASRLRAKDRPGRTVTVRVRFADMRAVSRSITLEQPIQATAMLAEIAEELVRGVLVAHPGERDISLLAISVSHLEEHAELQLELPLGLADEKLRPGSRKGLARFGADRAIDKIRQRFGKEAVGYGTVALEGARSVPDGFRELAEKEL; this comes from the coding sequence ATGCTCGCTAAGGACGCCGCTGCCGCCACCATCCTGCATGCCGATCTCGATGCCTTCTACGCCTCCGTCGAGCAGTTGCTCGATCCGTCATTGCGCGGCAAGCCGATCGCCGTCGGCGGCGGCGTGGTGCTGGCGGCTTCCTATGAGGCCAAGGTCTTCGGCGTGCGCGGCGGCATGTCCGGCCGCAAGGCGCGCGAGCTCTGCCCGCGGCTCATTTTCGTCGGCGGCCATTTTTCCGAGTACCAGCGTCTCGGCGATGCGGCGATCAAGGTGCTCGACGATTTCACGCCGGTGGTCGAACGCATCTCGATCGACGAGGCCTTTGCCGATGTCGCCGGCTGCACGCATCTGTTTGGCCCTCCGCAAGAGATCGCGCGAAAAATCCGCGCGCGGGTGAAGACCGAGCTCGGCCTGCCGATCTCGATCGGCGTGGCGCGGACAAAACATCTCGCCAAGATCGCCTCGCAGGTCGCCAAGCCAGACGGATTGGTGGTGGTCGAGCCCGGCACCGAGCTCGCCTTCCTGCACGATTTGCCCGTCACGCTGATGTGGGGCGTCGGCCCCGCGACCAAGGCCAGGCTCGCGGAAATCGGCGTCGAGACGATCGGGCAATTGGCGCGCACGCATAGCGGGGCGCTGGAGCGGCTGATCGGCCATGCCGCCGGCCAGAAGCTTGCCGCGCTTGCCTGGAACCGCGACCCGCGCAAGCTCGAGACGCATCGGCGCGCGCATTCGGCCGGCGCGCAATCGGCGCTGGGCAGGAAGCCGGCGCTGGCGCGCGCCTTCGTGCCGACGCTGCTGCATCTGGCCGACCGCGTAGCCAGCCGCTTGCGCGCCAAGGACCGGCCGGGGCGCACGGTCACGGTGCGCGTGCGCTTCGCCGACATGCGCGCGGTGAGCCGCTCGATTACGCTCGAACAGCCGATCCAGGCGACCGCGATGCTGGCCGAGATCGCCGAGGAGCTGGTGCGCGGTGTGCTGGTCGCCCATCCGGGCGAGCGCGACATCTCGCTGCTCGCCATCTCGGTCTCGCATCTGGAGGAGCATGCCGAGCTGCAGCTCGAATTGCCGCTCGGCCTGGCGGACGAGAAGCTCAGGCCCGGCAGCCGAAAAGGTCTCGCGCGCTTCGGCGCAGACCGCGCCATCGACAAGATCCGGCAGCGCTTCGGCAAGGAGGCCGTCGGCTACGGCACGGTGGCGCTGGAAGGCGCGCGCTCGGTGCCGGACGGGTTCAGGGAACTGGCGGAGAAGGAGTTGTAA
- a CDS encoding aldose 1-epimerase has protein sequence MVELRDGRARLVLAPDKGGAIARYDALVGSARVPLLRAGDDTGTSGCQLLVPWSNRISGGGFTFDGRFHAIGPNVPGEALPIHGDGFQKSWRLARHTDTEAELMLDDGAIGPYRYAASVVYSLHDGALEAHLTVENSAGMRLPYGLGFHPWFPRGARTTLKAKAGRVWLEDERHLPTGVAPLAEHPWWDFSRLSLLPAGWVNNAFVGWDRRATIVQPAQGIVLELAASPELDVFILYSPSHDAGFFCFEPVSHPVDAHHGQGLTVLDDGATMSVTMRLDWVELGAGPFTTPSPPVP, from the coding sequence ATGGTTGAGCTTCGCGATGGCCGCGCGCGGCTCGTGCTCGCGCCCGACAAGGGTGGCGCGATCGCCCGTTATGATGCGCTTGTCGGCAGTGCGCGGGTTCCGCTTTTGCGGGCAGGGGACGACACCGGCACGTCCGGTTGCCAACTCCTCGTGCCGTGGTCGAACCGCATCTCCGGCGGCGGCTTCACCTTCGACGGCCGCTTCCATGCCATCGGGCCGAATGTGCCCGGTGAAGCCTTGCCGATCCACGGCGACGGTTTCCAGAAGTCCTGGCGGCTTGCCCGCCATACCGACACCGAGGCCGAGCTGATGCTCGATGACGGCGCGATCGGTCCTTACCGCTACGCGGCCTCCGTTGTGTACTCGCTACACGACGGCGCTCTCGAGGCCCACCTTACGGTGGAGAACAGTGCCGGCATGCGCTTGCCCTATGGCCTCGGTTTCCATCCCTGGTTTCCGCGCGGCGCCAGGACCACGCTGAAGGCGAAGGCAGGGCGGGTTTGGCTGGAGGATGAGCGCCATTTGCCAACAGGCGTCGCGCCGCTTGCTGAGCATCCGTGGTGGGATTTCTCGCGGCTCTCGCTTTTGCCGGCGGGTTGGGTAAACAACGCCTTTGTCGGCTGGGATCGTCGCGCTACCATCGTCCAGCCGGCGCAGGGGATTGTGCTTGAGCTGGCAGCCTCGCCGGAGCTGGACGTGTTCATCCTCTATTCCCCGTCGCATGATGCCGGCTTCTTCTGCTTCGAGCCGGTGTCGCACCCGGTCGATGCGCATCATGGCCAGGGGCTGACGGTGCTCGATGATGGGGCGACGATGAGTGTGACGATGCGGCTGGATTGGGTGGAGCTGGGCGCAGGCCCCTTTACAACTCCTTCTCCGCCAGTTCCCTGA
- a CDS encoding SDR family oxidoreductase, with amino-acid sequence MKALVGRKVLLTGGLGSLGRAQAVALARAGARVLLLDRPDATGAAEIAAGLAGEAAGDIAFIGCDLNRLAEAEAAVAALAAKEGGIDILINNAALIINRPFEEFSLAEYEDQIRVNSSAAFALARACAPGMKAKGHGKIVNFCSITLNGRWDGYVPYVASKGAMLGLTKSLARELGPHGIRVNAVSPGAVVSEAEERVFGDRLKEYNDWILANQSLKKRIEPGNVADLVLFLVSPASDMISGQNIAVDGGW; translated from the coding sequence ATGAAGGCGCTCGTTGGTCGTAAGGTGCTTCTGACGGGCGGGCTGGGCTCGCTCGGCCGGGCCCAGGCGGTGGCACTGGCGCGAGCCGGCGCGCGCGTGCTGTTGCTCGACCGCCCTGATGCCACGGGCGCGGCGGAGATAGCCGCTGGGTTGGCCGGCGAGGCCGCAGGCGACATTGCCTTCATAGGCTGCGATCTCAACCGGCTGGCCGAGGCGGAAGCGGCGGTTGCCGCGCTTGCGGCGAAGGAAGGCGGCATCGACATCCTGATCAACAACGCGGCGCTGATCATCAACCGGCCGTTCGAGGAATTCTCGCTCGCCGAGTATGAGGACCAGATCCGCGTCAACTCTTCGGCCGCCTTCGCGCTGGCGCGGGCCTGCGCTCCAGGCATGAAGGCCAAGGGCCACGGCAAGATCGTCAACTTCTGCTCGATCACGCTCAACGGCCGCTGGGACGGCTACGTCCCCTATGTCGCGTCGAAAGGCGCCATGCTCGGCCTCACCAAATCGCTGGCGCGCGAGCTTGGGCCGCATGGCATCAGGGTGAACGCCGTATCGCCGGGCGCGGTGGTCTCGGAGGCGGAAGAGCGCGTCTTCGGCGATCGGCTGAAGGAATACAATGACTGGATTCTCGCGAACCAGAGCCTGAAGAAGCGCATCGAGCCGGGCAACGTCGCCGATCTCGTGCTGTTCCTCGTCTCGCCTGCCTCCGACATGATCAGCGGCCAGAACATCGCCGTCGACGGCGGCTGGTGA